Proteins from a genomic interval of Microcoleus sp. bin38.metabat.b11b12b14.051:
- a CDS encoding type II toxin-antitoxin system HigB family toxin — protein sequence MRVISRKILRDFCASHADSCDALYDWYRVSSKAQWQNLIDVQQTYPKAEAVGNFTVFNIKGNRYRLIVDLIYASQRIYIKYILTHAEYDKDEWKNDPYF from the coding sequence ATGCGTGTTATTAGCCGAAAAATTCTGCGAGATTTCTGTGCAAGCCATGCGGATTCCTGCGACGCACTTTATGACTGGTATAGAGTGTCAAGTAAAGCCCAATGGCAGAACTTAATTGATGTTCAGCAAACTTATCCAAAAGCTGAGGCAGTTGGAAATTTTACTGTATTTAATATTAAGGGAAATCGCTATCGGCTGATTGTCGATCTAATTTACGCTTCTCAAAGAATCTACATCAAATATATTTTAACTCACGCTGAGTATGATAAGGATGAGTGGAAAAATGATCCGTACTTTTGA
- a CDS encoding transcriptional regulator, which produces MSGKMIRTFDAKYYTDLLVKYQPKPIANEAENEVAIALARELEHRPGRSLEEELFLELVITLIEKFESENYPIPAGDSASMLQHLMDARNLDKSDLIPLLGTEKAVEEIMLDRRAIERDEARKLAEFFRVDISLFLEAQSQAV; this is translated from the coding sequence ATGAGTGGAAAAATGATCCGTACTTTTGATGCAAAATATTATACAGATTTGCTGGTTAAATATCAACCCAAACCGATCGCAAATGAAGCAGAAAACGAGGTCGCGATCGCTCTCGCTCGCGAACTGGAACACCGCCCCGGGCGATCGCTGGAGGAAGAGCTATTTCTGGAGCTTGTGATCACACTCATCGAAAAATTTGAATCTGAAAATTATCCGATTCCCGCAGGAGATTCAGCTTCAATGTTGCAACATTTAATGGATGCGAGAAATTTAGACAAATCTGACTTGATTCCCCTTTTGGGAACGGAAAAAGCGGTTGAGGAAATTATGCTCGATCGAAGGGCTATCGAAAGAGATGAAGCTAGAAAACTCGCCGAGTTTTTCCGAGTCGATATTAGCTTGTTTCTCGAAGCGCAATCGCAGGCCGTATAA
- a CDS encoding Tat pathway signal protein yields MSISRRQFNRIIIWGGSSFAASATSGIFFPKPAEAYSLEFPISALSADRVFSGIQKYCGAQPIPGVLSPILQGNSNVSNKIESAAANAIRTADKQFVNRNFTSKRTELAVTGSGSKNAADTSRLWGRQRQDKVGPNVGFGFVQKYEDQYSDSKISGPTMCAIDNAQRVLADQRLTPPEIAASLLPTRSRLDDLSSWGGDSDASAGRNPGAVFAQYDTAAGTVTSRYDLVEPGPKGFGRVEYTIEAENQPRRVILVTVRF; encoded by the coding sequence ATGAGTATCAGCCGCCGTCAATTTAATCGTATCATCATCTGGGGTGGCTCTTCTTTTGCTGCTTCCGCAACATCGGGCATTTTCTTCCCTAAACCTGCCGAAGCTTATTCCCTAGAATTTCCGATTAGTGCCTTATCAGCCGATCGCGTTTTCAGCGGTATTCAAAAATATTGTGGAGCACAGCCCATTCCCGGCGTTCTCTCACCAATCTTACAAGGAAATAGTAATGTTAGCAATAAAATAGAATCAGCCGCCGCTAACGCTATTCGCACGGCAGACAAACAATTTGTAAATCGCAATTTTACCAGCAAAAGAACCGAATTAGCCGTAACTGGCAGCGGTTCTAAGAATGCGGCCGATACCAGTCGGCTGTGGGGGCGGCAAAGACAGGATAAAGTTGGCCCGAATGTCGGTTTTGGCTTCGTACAAAAATATGAAGATCAATACAGTGATTCCAAAATTTCTGGACCGACAATGTGCGCCATTGATAACGCCCAAAGAGTCTTAGCTGATCAAAGATTAACACCGCCAGAAATCGCGGCTTCCCTATTACCAACTCGCTCAAGGTTGGATGATTTGAGTTCTTGGGGAGGTGATAGCGATGCGTCTGCTGGGAGAAATCCTGGTGCTGTTTTTGCTCAATATGACACAGCGGCGGGGACGGTGACTTCTCGCTACGATTTAGTTGAACCGGGGCCGAAAGGTTTTGGACGTGTTGAGTATACTATTGAAGCTGAAAATCAGCCTCGGCGGGTGATTTTGGTGACTGTGAGGTTTTAA
- a CDS encoding ATPase produces MDIAAALKLADDLVFVQTGKRLDYVQEAILRGTLKKRTYTQIAKEVYSSSSHVRNVGSELWKILSEGLGENITKASLKPILEKGTFYNYQSAIVENITGETVTVNNKLNICSKKSREAQLSRRESPKTPQNPPPTAKQPRIDLSDAPEILTFYDRTSQLTTLENWILASRTRLIAILGLAGSGKSAIALQLIPQLHHQFDCIIWRSLRNSPPLSALQTDLIQSLSPQQETNPPNPPLSRGGEEIQPPYPRAGEEIQLLSPPLSKGGLGGVIDYWGEEIQPLSPPLSKGGLGGVIEYLRSHRCLIILDDVQTIFSSQQLAGNYKPGYENYGAFFKQIAESCHNSCLVLLSWEKPREIAALENCDKNCQTLQLNGLGESARELFTEKGLAESEKWSELIELYNGNPLWLNIVSTIIQDLFDGKISAFLSYDSLVLGDLEYLLHQHFQRLSQPEKQVMSWLANETAAVEISNKPRNLELSPSEFLKALESLRRRLLIEKVPSGECSLFTVRRAIAEYVKTNIK; encoded by the coding sequence ATGGATATTGCCGCAGCTTTAAAACTGGCTGATGACCTAGTTTTTGTCCAAACCGGAAAGCGCTTAGATTATGTGCAAGAAGCTATCCTGCGGGGAACTCTCAAAAAACGCACCTACACGCAAATTGCTAAGGAAGTTTACTCAAGTTCAAGTCATGTGAGAAATGTCGGATCGGAACTCTGGAAAATACTTTCTGAAGGATTGGGCGAAAATATTACTAAAGCTAGTTTGAAACCAATATTAGAAAAGGGTACATTTTATAATTATCAATCAGCTATTGTTGAAAATATAACAGGTGAGACTGTAACAGTTAATAATAAGCTTAATATTTGTTCTAAAAAATCCCGTGAAGCGCAGCTATCCCGTAGGGAATCGCCCAAAACACCCCAAAACCCGCCACCAACAGCCAAACAGCCCCGCATCGACTTAAGCGACGCACCGGAAATCCTGACATTTTACGATCGCACTTCCCAACTCACCACCCTCGAAAACTGGATTTTAGCAAGTCGCACCCGTCTGATAGCGATCCTAGGATTGGCTGGAAGCGGCAAAAGTGCGATCGCCCTCCAACTCATCCCACAACTTCACCACCAATTCGACTGCATCATCTGGCGAAGTCTCCGCAACTCTCCACCACTGAGTGCACTCCAAACCGACTTAATTCAATCCCTATCGCCGCAGCAAGAAACTAACCCCCCCAACCCCCCCTTATCAAGGGGGGGCGAAGAGATTCAACCTCCTTATCCCAGGGCGGGCGAAGAGATTCAACTTCTTTCTCCCCCCCTTAGCAAGGGGGGGTTGGGGGGGGTAATAGACTATTGGGGCGAAGAGATTCAACCTCTTTCTCCCCCCCTTAGCAAGGGGGGGTTGGGGGGGGTAATCGAATATTTGCGATCGCACCGCTGTCTGATCATCCTCGATGATGTCCAAACAATCTTCAGCAGCCAACAACTAGCCGGAAATTACAAACCAGGCTATGAAAATTACGGCGCATTCTTCAAACAAATAGCAGAATCCTGTCACAACAGTTGCTTAGTTTTGCTCAGTTGGGAAAAACCCCGAGAAATTGCAGCATTAGAAAACTGTGACAAAAATTGTCAAACATTGCAACTCAACGGTTTAGGCGAATCAGCACGAGAACTCTTCACAGAAAAAGGTTTAGCTGAATCAGAAAAGTGGTCAGAATTGATTGAGCTTTACAACGGCAATCCATTGTGGTTAAATATAGTATCGACAATAATTCAAGACTTATTTGATGGAAAAATTTCAGCATTCTTATCCTATGATAGCCTAGTTTTAGGAGATTTAGAATATTTATTACACCAACATTTTCAGCGGTTGTCGCAACCAGAAAAACAGGTGATGTCCTGGTTAGCCAATGAAACCGCAGCAGTGGAAATCTCAAACAAGCCAAGGAATCTCGAACTATCGCCGTCAGAATTCCTCAAAGCCTTGGAATCGTTGAGACGGAGGTTGTTGATAGAAAAAGTGCCTTCAGGCGAGTGTTCGTTGTTTACTGTCCGGCGGGCGATCGCAGAATATGTAAAAACCAACATTAAATAA
- the ffh gene encoding signal recognition particle protein translates to MFEALADRLESTWKKLRGQNKISESNIQDAIKEVRRALLEADVNLQVVKNFVTEVTAKAQGAEVVSGVRPDQQFIKIVHDELVRVMGETNVPLATAESGPTVILMAGLQGTGKTTATAKLALHLRKQNLTALLVATDIYRPAAIDQLLTLGKQIDVPVFELGTDTDPVEIARQGLEYGKQLGVDTIIVDTAGRLQIDQDMMAELSRIKQTVQPHETLLVVDAMTGQEAANLTRTFHEQIGITGAILTKLDGDSRGGAALSVRQISGAPIKFVGVGEKVEALQPFYPDRMASRILGMGDVLTLVERAQEEFDIADAEKMQEKMLTAKFDFTDFLKQTRLLKNMGSLGGIMKMIPGMNKLSDEQMRQGEVQLKRTEAMINSMTVEERRNPELLASSPSRRRRIGKGAGYAENDVTKLVSDFQKMRTMMQQMSQGNFTGMGGLPGMPGMPGMQGMQGMPGQKKKKKNKPKKGFGQL, encoded by the coding sequence ATGTTTGAAGCCCTTGCCGATCGACTCGAATCCACCTGGAAAAAACTGCGCGGACAGAATAAAATCTCCGAATCCAACATCCAAGACGCCATCAAAGAAGTCCGCCGCGCCCTCCTGGAAGCCGATGTCAACCTCCAAGTCGTCAAAAACTTCGTCACAGAGGTAACAGCCAAAGCACAAGGGGCAGAAGTCGTTTCAGGCGTCCGTCCCGACCAACAATTTATCAAAATCGTCCACGACGAACTCGTGCGCGTCATGGGGGAAACCAATGTACCCCTCGCCACCGCCGAATCTGGGCCCACCGTCATCCTGATGGCAGGTTTGCAAGGAACCGGGAAAACCACAGCTACCGCCAAACTAGCCCTACACCTCCGCAAGCAAAATCTTACCGCACTGCTAGTCGCGACGGATATTTATCGACCCGCTGCGATCGACCAATTGCTCACCCTCGGCAAACAAATCGACGTACCCGTATTTGAATTAGGCACTGATACTGACCCCGTAGAAATTGCCCGCCAAGGCCTCGAATACGGTAAACAACTAGGCGTAGATACCATCATCGTCGATACAGCAGGCCGCCTGCAAATCGACCAAGACATGATGGCAGAATTGTCCCGCATCAAACAAACAGTACAACCCCACGAAACGCTGTTAGTTGTTGATGCCATGACTGGCCAAGAAGCAGCAAATTTAACCCGCACCTTCCACGAACAAATCGGCATTACCGGCGCCATCTTAACCAAATTAGACGGCGACAGTCGTGGTGGTGCAGCCTTGTCCGTGCGGCAAATATCCGGCGCGCCGATAAAATTTGTCGGCGTCGGCGAAAAAGTGGAAGCATTGCAACCATTTTATCCCGATCGCATGGCATCGAGAATCCTCGGTATGGGCGATGTCTTGACGCTAGTCGAAAGAGCTCAAGAAGAATTCGACATCGCCGATGCCGAAAAAATGCAAGAGAAAATGCTCACGGCAAAGTTTGACTTTACCGACTTTCTCAAGCAAACCAGACTATTAAAAAACATGGGTTCCCTCGGCGGCATCATGAAAATGATTCCGGGGATGAACAAACTCTCTGACGAACAAATGCGGCAAGGCGAAGTGCAGCTAAAACGCACCGAAGCGATGATTAATTCGATGACAGTTGAAGAACGTCGCAATCCCGAACTGTTAGCAAGTTCTCCATCCCGCCGCCGTCGCATCGGTAAAGGCGCAGGCTACGCAGAAAATGACGTAACAAAACTCGTCAGCGACTTCCAAAAAATGCGTACCATGATGCAGCAAATGAGTCAAGGAAACTTTACAGGAATGGGAGGATTGCCGGGAATGCCGGGAATGCCGGGAATGCAAGGAATGCAGGGAATGCCCGGCCAGAAGAAAAAGAAAAAAAACAAGCCTAAAAAAGGTTTTGGTCAGTTGTAA